In Planctomycetia bacterium, the following proteins share a genomic window:
- the hypF gene encoding carbamoyltransferase HypF, translating into MSTESLTAATDQSRRIRVFGRVQGLGVRPAAARLAARLGLTGRVANTCDGLTVELQGAPEAIERYLAGFIEALPPGAKVERMEVEADRPRRDFSTFEIASRTEVGAGIAAVPIDRNVCATCLTEVRDPTDRRGGYPFASCTDCGPRYSIVEAMPYDRAATTMRRFMMCRTCRHEYRAADDRRFHAQTNACPQCGPQARLTDEEGRTTIGGAAIAAAASALSRGRIVALKGLGGYQLLVDATSPAAVRRLRERKRRRTKPLAVLSGSLAEAETLGVLTDTERRLLVDPAGPIVIVHRRAEARLAAEVAPDFQSIGLLLPTTPLHALLCDQVARPLVCTSGNSEGEPLVYDETRAERELRGVADLWLHHDRPIARPIDDSVVRVIAGAPCFLRLARGFAPYVLPPFSQSIDSPIIALGGEQKSAIALWNGSQAVLGSHLGDLTSGAACERWSAQLNEFAALYGVTRESAAIVHDRHPDYYTSRCAGQYRNRLSVQHHHAHVAAVLLEHGALDREVIGLAWDGTGYGDDGTVWGGETLRATSHDFQRVARLRSFALLGGEQAIREPFRVALALVCDAMGPDKAARLAWPDVVPSKVEALIDLAIRSRLFPRTSSMGRLFDGVAALALGISHSGDEGRPAVLLEQACDPRAKGSYAFQVDHRSGLIDWRPLLVGVVEDVFRGVGPGVIAMRFHRAVADLVFSTAATYADLPLVTSGGVFQNAVLGELLSARLSLRPAGWLRSLVVPPGDGGLAAGQLAVAAARRLRTKGKG; encoded by the coding sequence ATGTCAACCGAATCGCTGACTGCGGCGACCGATCAGAGTCGGAGGATTCGCGTTTTCGGACGCGTCCAGGGGCTCGGTGTTCGTCCGGCGGCGGCGCGCTTAGCCGCCCGTCTGGGGCTCACCGGACGAGTCGCGAACACCTGCGACGGGCTGACCGTCGAACTGCAGGGAGCTCCCGAAGCGATCGAACGGTATCTCGCTGGTTTCATCGAAGCGTTGCCTCCCGGCGCGAAAGTGGAACGGATGGAAGTCGAAGCCGATCGACCGCGTCGCGACTTCTCGACATTTGAAATCGCGTCTCGAACGGAAGTCGGAGCCGGGATCGCCGCCGTCCCGATCGACCGCAACGTGTGCGCGACCTGTTTGACGGAAGTTCGCGATCCTACCGACCGGCGCGGCGGATATCCTTTCGCGAGTTGCACGGATTGCGGTCCCCGCTACTCCATCGTCGAGGCGATGCCTTACGATCGTGCGGCAACGACGATGCGACGGTTCATGATGTGTCGGACCTGCCGGCACGAATATCGTGCGGCCGACGATCGTCGCTTCCATGCGCAAACGAATGCGTGTCCGCAATGCGGCCCTCAGGCGCGGCTGACCGATGAGGAGGGCCGAACGACCATCGGCGGAGCAGCGATTGCGGCGGCCGCTTCGGCCCTGAGCCGCGGACGAATCGTCGCGCTTAAAGGACTCGGCGGCTATCAGTTGCTCGTCGACGCGACATCGCCCGCAGCCGTGCGGCGTTTGCGCGAGCGAAAGCGGAGACGGACGAAGCCGCTCGCGGTCCTCAGCGGATCTCTCGCCGAGGCGGAAACGCTCGGTGTGCTGACCGACACCGAGCGGCGATTGCTCGTCGATCCGGCAGGGCCGATCGTCATCGTACATCGGCGGGCCGAAGCTCGGTTGGCGGCCGAGGTCGCACCCGACTTTCAGTCGATCGGCCTGCTGCTTCCGACGACGCCGCTCCATGCCCTACTGTGCGATCAAGTCGCTCGGCCGTTGGTTTGCACGAGCGGAAACTCGGAAGGGGAACCGCTCGTTTACGACGAGACCAGGGCGGAGCGCGAACTTCGAGGCGTCGCCGATCTGTGGCTGCATCACGATCGGCCGATCGCCCGTCCGATCGACGATTCGGTCGTGCGCGTGATCGCCGGTGCGCCGTGTTTTCTCCGACTCGCGCGGGGCTTCGCGCCGTATGTGTTGCCGCCGTTTTCGCAGTCGATCGACTCGCCGATCATCGCTTTGGGCGGCGAACAGAAATCGGCGATCGCGCTCTGGAACGGTTCGCAAGCCGTTCTGGGATCGCACCTCGGCGACTTGACATCCGGCGCCGCATGCGAGCGTTGGTCCGCGCAACTGAACGAATTCGCTGCGCTCTACGGCGTGACGCGTGAATCCGCGGCCATCGTGCATGATCGGCATCCGGACTACTATACTTCTCGTTGCGCCGGGCAATATCGCAATCGCCTCAGCGTGCAACATCACCACGCCCACGTGGCGGCGGTGCTGCTGGAACACGGTGCGCTCGATCGCGAAGTCATCGGACTTGCTTGGGACGGCACCGGCTACGGGGACGACGGTACGGTCTGGGGCGGTGAGACGCTACGAGCCACTTCCCACGACTTTCAGCGCGTCGCACGGTTGCGATCCTTCGCCCTCTTGGGAGGCGAGCAAGCGATACGCGAGCCGTTTCGCGTTGCCCTGGCGCTCGTTTGTGACGCAATGGGACCGGATAAGGCGGCGAGACTTGCTTGGCCCGACGTCGTACCGAGCAAAGTCGAGGCGCTGATCGATCTCGCGATTCGCTCAAGACTCTTCCCCCGCACTTCGAGCATGGGACGCCTTTTCGATGGGGTCGCCGCGTTGGCGCTGGGGATCTCGCATAGCGGCGACGAAGGGCGTCCGGCGGTGCTGCTCGAGCAGGCTTGCGATCCTCGTGCGAAGGGCAGCTACGCATTTCAAGTCGATCACCGGTCCGGATTGATCGATTGGCGTCCGCTCCTGGTCGGCGTCGTCGAAGACGTGTTCCGTGGAGTCGGACCGGGAGTCATTGCGATGCGGTTCCATCGTGCCGTCGCCGACCTCGTCTTTTCCACGGCTGCGACATATGCCGATCTACCGCTGGTCACCTCCGGCGGCGTTTTTCAGAATGCCGTGCTCGGCGAGCTTCTCTCCGCGCGACTTTCACTACGTCCGGCCGGTTGGCTGCGCTCGCTCGTCGTTCCGCCGGGGGACGGCGGCTTAGCGGCCGGACAACTGGCCGTCGCGGCGGCCCGCCGCCTGCGTACGAAAGGAAAGGGCTAA
- a CDS encoding HypC/HybG/HupF family hydrogenase formation chaperone, which translates to MCLAVPGRLEEWTDRDPLLARGWVVFGGVRHECHLACVPEAEVGDYVLVHAGIALNRIDIVAAEKLLRELRDAGEESPPSAEDEML; encoded by the coding sequence ATGTGTCTCGCCGTTCCAGGTCGATTGGAGGAGTGGACCGACCGCGACCCGTTATTGGCCCGCGGTTGGGTCGTGTTCGGCGGCGTACGACACGAATGCCATCTCGCCTGCGTGCCCGAGGCGGAAGTGGGCGACTATGTCCTGGTTCACGCCGGAATCGCGCTTAACCGCATCGATATCGTCGCGGCCGAGAAGCTCTTACGTGAACTGCGTGATGCCGGGGAAGAGTCACCGCCCTCGGCCGAGGACGAGATGCTATGA
- the hypD gene encoding hydrogenase formation protein HypD gives MKYLDEFRHPGATESLLESIRRRVTKRWTIMEVCGGQTHGLLRYGIDEALADAVELIHGPGCPVCVTGAEVIDRAIELASIPNVLVTTFGDMLRVPGSRESLASARAAGALVRMVYSPLDAVALAEKHPELEVVFFAVGFETTAPATALAVLQAKRRGIENFSLLVAHVRVQPAMEAILCAPENRVQAFLAAGHVCTVVGCESYEDLCRRYEVPIVVTGFEPTDLATGIAACVEQLETSRHEVENRYDRVVQAEGNLRARQFVEDVFEACDRTWRGLGAMPLGGLRLRESWRDYDAERRFTAGALPQVVSSCRCRSGEVLSGRIKPPECAAFGGECRPEHPLGAPMVSGEGACAAYFQYHRPELRCEPRAVEGNA, from the coding sequence ATGAAATACCTTGATGAATTTCGTCATCCTGGCGCGACGGAGAGTTTGCTCGAGTCGATTCGCCGCCGCGTTACCAAGCGTTGGACGATCATGGAAGTCTGCGGCGGTCAGACGCACGGCCTACTTCGTTACGGGATCGACGAAGCGCTGGCCGATGCGGTCGAACTGATTCATGGACCCGGGTGCCCGGTCTGCGTCACCGGTGCCGAAGTCATCGATCGCGCCATTGAACTTGCGTCGATCCCGAACGTCTTGGTAACCACGTTCGGGGACATGCTTCGCGTGCCCGGCAGCCGAGAAAGCTTGGCCTCGGCGCGCGCCGCGGGTGCGCTAGTGCGCATGGTCTATTCTCCGCTCGATGCCGTGGCGCTCGCCGAAAAGCATCCGGAACTCGAGGTGGTGTTTTTCGCCGTCGGCTTCGAGACGACCGCTCCCGCGACGGCCCTAGCCGTTCTGCAAGCGAAGCGGCGCGGGATCGAGAATTTTTCCTTGCTGGTCGCGCATGTTCGCGTGCAGCCGGCGATGGAAGCGATCTTATGCGCTCCCGAGAATCGGGTGCAGGCATTCCTGGCGGCGGGCCATGTCTGCACTGTGGTGGGCTGCGAGTCCTACGAAGACCTTTGCCGGCGGTACGAAGTGCCGATCGTCGTAACCGGCTTCGAACCCACGGATCTCGCGACCGGGATCGCTGCCTGCGTCGAGCAATTGGAAACAAGTCGTCATGAAGTCGAGAATCGCTACGATCGGGTCGTTCAAGCCGAAGGAAACCTTCGTGCGCGGCAATTCGTCGAGGATGTATTCGAAGCCTGCGACCGAACCTGGCGCGGTCTGGGAGCGATGCCGCTCGGAGGACTCCGACTTCGTGAGAGCTGGCGTGATTACGACGCTGAACGACGGTTTACCGCGGGAGCTTTGCCGCAAGTCGTGAGCTCATGTCGCTGTCGAAGCGGCGAAGTGCTGAGCGGACGAATCAAGCCGCCGGAGTGTGCGGCATTCGGCGGCGAGTGTCGGCCGGAGCATCCGTTGGGAGCGCCGATGGTGTCCGGCGAAGGGGCCTGCGCCGCGTACTTTCAGTATCACCGGCCGGAGTTACGTTGCGAACCACGCGCCGTCGAGGGAAATGCTTAA